A region of the Halosolutus amylolyticus genome:
CTGTTGTTCGGCGCGCTCGCGTTCGCCCTCGTGGACATGTACGTCGTCTACTGGTACACGATGCGAGTCAACGAAGAACTGAATTCGACCGCGCTCCGGGCACTCGCCACGGACTGCCTGAACGACATCTACACCACCCTCGCGGCGGTCGTCGGCATCATCGGCGTCCTGCTCGGTCAGCCGTTGCTCGATCCGATCGCCGGCGCGCTCGTCAGCCTGCTCGTCGTCTACCAGGGGATCGAGATCGGGAGCGAGAACGTCGACTACCTGATCGGTGCGGCCCCGCCCGCCGCGAAGCGCGCGGAGATCACGGGGGCGCTCCGTGACCACCCCGACGTCCGGGGCGTTCACGACCTCGCGGTCTTCTACGACGGCACCGCCCTCGAGGTGGAGGTCCACGTCGAGGTCGACGGCGACATGCCGTTTCGCAAGGCTCACGACATCGAGTCCGAACTGGTGAGTCGACTGCGCGCGCTCGAGGACGTCGGGGACGCCCACGTCCACCTCGATCCCTCGGGCATTGGCGAGTGGAAGGACGGGGTCGATCGGATCGACGGGGGAATCGACGATCGGTGACCGGAATCTCGCGGCCACCCGTCGACCATCTCGGATCGGTTCGCGATTACCGGTTCCGGTTCGATCTGTTCGTCACCGTCTCGCTTCGCCGCGAAATCGCGCTCGTCGTACGGCATCGAATTCAAACACTACTATAGTTTATAGAATGGTAAACACTCGATATGTGGTTGGTGGTATAGTTATGAAATAATTATATTTAATTGCCAATTCCAGCATCTCTTCGACGCACACTCCTATCACGGACGATCGATCACGCGCTCACGATCGGGATTCGAGTGTCGGCGGCAAACGGTGTTTAGTCG
Encoded here:
- a CDS encoding cation diffusion facilitator family transporter, with the protein product MADAAAGDGGRDGFARASWVNVLGNAVKIVVEGAAGLTFGSVALVADAAHSIADLVASVVVLVWGRSSYDEPDDTHPHGHERIEPLTALFVGAVIALLGLNLLYESAQGLVYGVEVRFSPLLFGALAFALVDMYVVYWYTMRVNEELNSTALRALATDCLNDIYTTLAAVVGIIGVLLGQPLLDPIAGALVSLLVVYQGIEIGSENVDYLIGAAPPAAKRAEITGALRDHPDVRGVHDLAVFYDGTALEVEVHVEVDGDMPFRKAHDIESELVSRLRALEDVGDAHVHLDPSGIGEWKDGVDRIDGGIDDR